A window of Adhaeribacter arboris genomic DNA:
GTTTAAAAGCGAGTCAGTACGAACTGGAGCAAACCCGCCAATCAGTAGCGTTAAACGTAACGCTGGCCTATTTACAGGTTTTGTTTAGTCAGGAACTTTTAATTATTGCCGAGAACCAGCTAAAAAATACCAATTTACAGGTAGAGCGGTCTAAACATTTGGTGGATGCGGGCGCCTTAGCTACTTCTACCCTCGCCGATTTAGAGGTACAGGCAACCCAAGACGAACTCCAGCAGGTAACCGCGGCTACTAATTTAAAAACCAACCGATTAGCTTTACTGCAGTTATTAAACTTACCGGCTACCACCAATTTTACTATTCAACCTCTCAATACGGAAGTACCTGCCACCAACCCGTATAATAAAACTACCGAAGAGTTAATAGCTGTTGCGGAGAAAATACAGCCCGGCATTATAGGCGCCGATTTCCGGGTAAAAAGTGCGCACCAGGGGGTTCGGGCGGCGCGGGCTAGTTTACTGCCTATTATAGGCGTGAGCGGTTACATGGGCAGTAATTATTCCAGCGCGGTACCTACGTCGCGGTTTGTGGCCGATGGTACCGGTACCACCACTCGGGAAGTTCCTTCGCCAACCGATTTTGTTTTAATTAACGGTACGCGTATGCCGATTATTCAAACCCAAACTACTACTAACGGCGCTGTAGAAAGTTTTCATTATTTTGATCAGTTAAAATTTAACATGCGCAAAAGCATTGGTCTGTACTTGAGTTTCCCGATTTTAAATAGCTGGCAAAACCGGACACGCTTAAGTAACGCCATTATTGCCGAAAAAACCGCCGAGTACGCCGCTGAAAATGTCCGGCTACAGCTTCGCCAGAATATAGAGCTGGCTCATAGTAACCTAGAAGCTGCGCAAATCCGTTTTAAAACGGCTAGCCGACAAGTAACTGCTTCTAAAGTAGCTTACGATGCTGCCCAAAAGCGCTTCGAAAGCGGCAGCGTGCACTTCGTAGATTTAAACCTGGCCAAGACCAATTACGACAAAGCCCTCAGTAACCAGGTGCAAGCCAAGTACGATTACTTATTCCGGCAACGGTTGTTAGATTTTTACTTACAAGAATCTACGGCTAAATAAGGAAAGTATATTTTAAGGACAAGCCCGGCTGAATAATTGAAATCAGCCGGGCTTTTTTATGAATGACATTATATACCAATAAAGGAGGGAGCAAGGAATTATAATAAATTGAATCTGCTACGATGTAATAAAGGTAGTTTGTCCGTTGAGCCTGGGCCAGTCTCCAGTTGTTAAGGCGGATGCGGTTTTAAAAATAACTTGTTTGCCTCCATAGCCAAACGGGCATTATCTATTCTTGGCTAGTTTTACCTGATAGCAGTAGTAAAATTAGTAAATACGTCTTCCTTAATTTAGTATAGGCTTGCGATAGAGCTTTTAAAAAATAGGCTTAGTAGTGAAAAACTAACTTTAGTAGGTGTTTTTTATTTACGTGAAAAAGCCAGACCTGCAAAATAGGCCTGGCTTTTAATATTAATTAGGATTTGCTCATTCAAAATTTGTCATCCACCGCTATTCACTGCGTAAGGCGTTTGCCGGATTACTGCCCGCCGCCTTTATCGCGTGGAACGAAACGGTGAGTAAAGCAATGATAACCGCCAGCACCGTAGCTAAGCCAAACGTCCACCACGAAATAGGCGTACGGTAAGCAAAATCCTGCAGCCACTGGTGCATCCC
This region includes:
- a CDS encoding TolC family protein, whose amino-acid sequence is MFKPLTFILAFLLLLSSGKLAAQQSPRVWSLDSCINQAIAQNILVKQSELNLQSSRVVNAQTKAAFLPTSQFNGSHSYNTGRSIDPFTNQPTTDQIQSNNFGLSADLTLFNGGQLQHRLQQSKLGLKASQYELEQTRQSVALNVTLAYLQVLFSQELLIIAENQLKNTNLQVERSKHLVDAGALATSTLADLEVQATQDELQQVTAATNLKTNRLALLQLLNLPATTNFTIQPLNTEVPATNPYNKTTEELIAVAEKIQPGIIGADFRVKSAHQGVRAARASLLPIIGVSGYMGSNYSSAVPTSRFVADGTGTTTREVPSPTDFVLINGTRMPIIQTQTTTNGAVESFHYFDQLKFNMRKSIGLYLSFPILNSWQNRTRLSNAIIAEKTAEYAAENVRLQLRQNIELAHSNLEAAQIRFKTASRQVTASKVAYDAAQKRFESGSVHFVDLNLAKTNYDKALSNQVQAKYDYLFRQRLLDFYLQESTAK